One window of the Arthrobacter sp. zg-Y919 genome contains the following:
- a CDS encoding ATP-dependent helicase: protein MTSASSVQEQLVLGKFTPATREWFEGAFAAPTPAQVGAWDAVSEGANALVVAPTGSGKTLAAFLWALDSFIASAASGPAVPAVPAELPLPELTEPGSKPPRRKRNTEPKRKTKVLYISPLKALGVDVERNLRSPLIGITQTAKRLGLPAPSITVGVRSGDTPQNERRALLTRPPDILITTPESLFLMLTSQARETLSEVETVIVDEVHAVAGTKRGAHLAVTLARLDAMLEKPVQRIGLSATVEPHETVARFLGGNAPVRIVAPQSRKNWNLTVTVPVEDMTDLGNAPTTEDTVEGGYAPQASIWPHVEEKIVDLIEANRSTIVFANSRRLAERITARLNEIHAFRLESAQAATGTDGTSVPVAPAAPAAPAHPPAQVMAQAGVSVLRRADLAVEDDNPVLARAHHGSVSRDQRALIEDDLKSGRLRCVVATSSLELGIDMGAVDLVVQVESPPSVASGLQRVGRAGHQVGEISQGVMFPKHRGDLLNSAVTAERMLAGQIEPLAIPANPLDILAQQTVAAAALGSIDVEEWFDVVRRSAPFAGLPRSAFDATLDLLSGRYPSDEFAELRPRIVWDRTEGTITGRPGAQRLAVTSGGTIPDRGLFGVYLVGDSEGKNSRRVGELDEEMVYESRVGDIFALGATSWRIEDITHDRVLVSPAFGQPGKLPFWRGDTLGRPVELGRALGAFVREMAAADDAAARERLTAVGLDDWAAGNLITYLRDQQQATDVVPNDRALVVERFHDELGDWRVVLHSPYGMPVHAPWALAVGARLHARYGLDGSAMASDDGIVLRVPLMEDEPPGAELFLFDPEELDSIVTAEVGGSALFASRFRECAARALLLPRQNPSKRSPLWQQRQRSAQLLDVAKKYPTFPILLETVRECLQDVYDLPALKDIAAGIERREIRLVETTTPSPSPFARSMLFGYVGAFLYEGDSPLAERKAAALSLDPTLLNELLGRAELRELLDARIIARIESELQRLAPDRHARGLEGVADLLRLLGPLSVTEVAARLQPVELLTDGAGSAVEPVPSTATPADAEELLEQLVRSNRALKTGIAGSSRYAAIEDAARLRDALGVPLPMGVPLAFIEPVADPLGDLVGRYARTHGPFTAAEAAARLGLGVAVVTGTLQRLAGEGRVVEGEFRPSETLPLDAADGVDATPPATVTVPSTPGGTEWCDVEVLRRLRRSSLAALRSEVEPVDPATYGRFLPAWQNVGSSLRGLDGVATVIDQLSGVPIPASAWEPLILGSRVRDYAPAMLDELTATGEVVWSGSGSLPGNDGWIALHLAENAPLTLNPSPDFEPTGLHQRVLELLGNGGAYFFRQLGDGLAADGVAETDANIISALWELVWAGRISNDTFTPVRSLLSGGKTAHKQRAATPRARTARMGRLGRAPGASLTGSSMRLAAGGASAPALRNAPPLVAGRWSMLPEVETDTTLHAHATAELMLDRYGVVTRGSVASEGTPGGFALLYRVLARLEEMGRCRRGYFIEQLGAAQFAVPATVDRLRSFSEDAQLKQPEPTAVALAATDPANPYGAALPWPTLEGGHRPGRKAGALVVLVDGDLALYAERGGKTLLTFTEEPAALELSAAALVRIIQRGAAEKMAIEKVNGTDILDTEAARALTAAGFYTTPKGLRYRV from the coding sequence ATGACATCGGCGTCCTCGGTGCAGGAACAATTGGTGCTCGGCAAGTTCACCCCCGCCACTCGGGAATGGTTCGAGGGGGCTTTTGCCGCGCCCACACCCGCGCAGGTCGGGGCGTGGGACGCCGTGTCCGAGGGGGCCAATGCCCTGGTGGTCGCTCCCACCGGTTCTGGTAAAACCCTGGCAGCGTTCCTCTGGGCGCTGGACAGCTTTATCGCTTCCGCCGCCTCAGGCCCTGCGGTTCCTGCGGTTCCGGCGGAGCTGCCCCTGCCGGAGCTGACGGAACCCGGGTCGAAACCTCCGCGCCGGAAGCGGAATACGGAACCGAAACGCAAGACCAAGGTTCTGTACATTTCCCCGTTGAAGGCGCTGGGCGTTGACGTGGAACGCAACCTCCGTTCCCCGCTGATCGGTATTACCCAGACCGCAAAACGGCTGGGCCTTCCGGCGCCGTCCATCACCGTGGGTGTCCGTTCCGGTGACACTCCGCAGAACGAGCGCCGTGCCCTGCTGACCCGGCCGCCGGACATCCTCATCACCACACCGGAATCGCTGTTCCTGATGCTCACATCTCAGGCACGGGAAACCCTGTCAGAGGTGGAAACCGTCATTGTGGACGAGGTCCACGCCGTGGCCGGCACCAAACGCGGCGCACACCTGGCCGTGACCCTGGCCCGGCTGGACGCCATGCTGGAGAAGCCCGTCCAGCGGATCGGACTCTCTGCCACGGTGGAGCCGCATGAAACCGTGGCCCGGTTCCTGGGCGGCAACGCACCGGTACGGATTGTGGCACCCCAGTCCCGGAAGAACTGGAACCTGACCGTCACCGTCCCGGTGGAGGACATGACGGATCTGGGCAACGCGCCCACCACCGAGGACACCGTGGAGGGCGGCTACGCTCCGCAGGCCAGCATCTGGCCGCATGTGGAGGAGAAGATCGTCGACCTCATCGAGGCCAACCGCTCCACCATTGTGTTCGCCAATTCCCGGCGCCTGGCCGAACGCATTACCGCCCGCCTGAACGAGATCCACGCCTTCCGGCTGGAATCTGCACAGGCCGCGACGGGCACCGACGGAACCTCCGTGCCGGTAGCTCCGGCAGCGCCAGCAGCACCGGCGCATCCGCCGGCCCAGGTCATGGCCCAGGCCGGGGTGTCCGTGCTGCGGCGTGCGGACCTCGCGGTCGAGGACGACAATCCCGTGCTGGCGCGGGCGCACCACGGCTCGGTGTCCCGGGACCAGCGCGCACTGATCGAAGACGACCTGAAATCCGGGCGGCTGCGCTGCGTGGTGGCCACCAGTTCCCTCGAACTGGGCATCGACATGGGTGCGGTGGACCTGGTGGTGCAGGTCGAATCGCCGCCGTCGGTGGCCAGCGGCCTGCAGCGCGTGGGCCGGGCCGGGCACCAGGTCGGGGAAATCTCCCAGGGTGTCATGTTCCCCAAGCACCGCGGGGACCTGCTGAACTCCGCCGTCACCGCCGAACGGATGCTCGCCGGGCAGATCGAGCCGCTGGCCATCCCGGCCAACCCGCTGGACATCCTCGCCCAGCAGACCGTGGCCGCCGCCGCACTGGGCTCCATTGATGTGGAGGAATGGTTCGACGTCGTCCGCCGGTCCGCGCCGTTTGCCGGCCTGCCGCGTTCTGCATTCGACGCCACCCTTGACCTGCTGTCCGGACGCTACCCGTCGGATGAATTCGCGGAACTGCGGCCGCGCATTGTCTGGGACCGAACCGAAGGCACCATTACCGGCCGGCCGGGGGCGCAGCGCCTGGCCGTGACTTCGGGCGGCACCATTCCGGACCGCGGCCTGTTCGGCGTCTATCTGGTGGGCGATTCCGAAGGTAAAAACAGCCGCCGGGTCGGTGAACTCGATGAGGAAATGGTCTACGAGTCCCGGGTCGGGGACATCTTCGCCCTGGGCGCCACGAGCTGGCGGATCGAAGACATCACCCACGACCGGGTGCTCGTCTCCCCCGCCTTCGGGCAGCCGGGCAAACTGCCGTTCTGGCGCGGGGATACCCTGGGCCGTCCGGTGGAGCTGGGCCGCGCCCTGGGCGCGTTCGTCCGCGAGATGGCCGCAGCGGATGACGCCGCGGCGCGGGAACGGCTCACCGCCGTCGGGCTGGACGACTGGGCCGCCGGCAATCTGATCACTTATCTGCGCGACCAGCAGCAGGCCACCGACGTGGTGCCCAACGACCGCGCGCTGGTGGTGGAACGCTTCCACGACGAACTCGGTGACTGGCGGGTGGTCCTGCACAGCCCCTACGGCATGCCGGTCCACGCGCCCTGGGCCCTCGCCGTCGGGGCGCGGCTGCACGCACGGTACGGCCTGGACGGTTCGGCGATGGCCTCCGACGACGGCATAGTGCTGCGCGTGCCGCTGATGGAGGACGAACCCCCCGGCGCCGAGCTGTTCCTCTTCGACCCCGAGGAGCTCGACTCGATCGTCACCGCCGAGGTGGGCGGCTCCGCGCTGTTCGCGTCCCGGTTCCGGGAATGCGCGGCACGCGCGCTGCTGCTTCCGCGGCAGAACCCGTCCAAGCGCTCCCCGCTCTGGCAGCAGCGGCAGCGGTCGGCGCAGCTGCTGGACGTCGCCAAGAAGTACCCCACGTTCCCGATCCTGCTGGAAACAGTGCGGGAATGCCTGCAGGACGTCTACGATCTGCCGGCCTTGAAAGACATTGCGGCCGGAATCGAGCGGCGTGAAATCCGGCTGGTGGAAACCACCACTCCCTCGCCGTCACCGTTCGCCCGCTCCATGCTGTTCGGCTACGTGGGTGCCTTCCTGTACGAGGGCGATTCGCCGCTGGCCGAACGCAAGGCCGCCGCACTGTCCCTGGACCCGACGCTGCTCAATGAGCTGCTGGGCCGGGCCGAACTGCGCGAGCTGCTGGATGCGCGGATCATCGCCCGGATCGAGAGTGAACTCCAGCGCCTGGCGCCGGACCGCCATGCCCGCGGACTGGAAGGCGTGGCGGACCTGCTGCGGCTGCTCGGGCCGTTGTCCGTTACGGAGGTCGCCGCCCGCCTGCAGCCGGTGGAGCTCCTTACGGACGGGGCCGGGAGCGCGGTGGAACCGGTACCGTCCACCGCCACCCCTGCCGACGCCGAAGAGCTGCTGGAACAACTGGTGCGGTCCAACCGTGCCCTGAAGACCGGCATCGCCGGCAGCAGCCGGTATGCCGCCATCGAAGACGCCGCCCGGCTGCGCGATGCCCTCGGCGTACCGCTGCCCATGGGCGTGCCGCTGGCCTTCATCGAACCTGTTGCGGATCCCCTCGGGGACCTGGTGGGCCGGTATGCCCGCACCCACGGGCCCTTCACCGCAGCCGAAGCTGCCGCCCGGCTGGGACTCGGCGTCGCCGTCGTCACCGGCACCCTGCAGCGGCTGGCCGGTGAAGGGCGGGTGGTTGAAGGCGAATTCCGTCCCTCGGAAACGCTGCCGCTGGACGCGGCCGACGGCGTCGACGCCACTCCCCCGGCCACCGTCACCGTCCCCAGCACTCCCGGCGGGACCGAATGGTGCGACGTCGAGGTACTGCGCCGGCTGCGCCGCAGCTCGCTCGCCGCCCTGCGTTCCGAGGTGGAACCGGTGGACCCCGCCACCTACGGACGGTTCCTGCCGGCCTGGCAGAATGTGGGTTCCTCGCTGCGCGGGCTCGACGGCGTGGCCACCGTGATCGACCAGCTTTCCGGCGTGCCCATCCCGGCCTCGGCCTGGGAACCGCTCATTTTGGGCTCCCGGGTGCGGGACTATGCCCCGGCCATGCTGGACGAGCTGACGGCCACCGGGGAAGTGGTGTGGTCCGGCAGCGGCTCCCTGCCGGGAAACGACGGCTGGATTGCCCTGCACCTGGCCGAAAACGCCCCACTGACGCTTAATCCCTCCCCGGATTTCGAGCCCACCGGCCTGCACCAGCGGGTCCTGGAACTGCTGGGCAACGGCGGTGCGTATTTCTTCCGCCAGCTCGGCGACGGCCTGGCCGCAGACGGCGTGGCCGAAACGGATGCGAACATCATTTCCGCCCTTTGGGAACTCGTCTGGGCCGGGCGGATCAGCAATGACACCTTCACTCCGGTCCGGTCCCTGCTCTCGGGTGGGAAAACCGCGCATAAGCAGCGGGCGGCAACTCCCCGTGCCCGCACCGCACGGATGGGACGGCTCGGACGGGCACCCGGAGCATCACTGACGGGCAGTTCCATGCGTCTGGCCGCCGGCGGCGCGTCGGCGCCCGCACTGCGCAACGCTCCGCCCCTGGTCGCCGGGCGGTGGAGCATGCTCCCCGAGGTGGAAACCGACACCACTCTTCATGCCCATGCCACGGCTGAGCTGATGCTGGACCGCTACGGAGTAGTGACCCGTGGGTCCGTGGCCAGCGAAGGAACGCCGGGAGGTTTCGCCCTGCTGTACCGGGTATTGGCCCGGCTGGAGGAGATGGGCCGGTGCCGCCGCGGCTACTTTATTGAACAGCTCGGTGCCGCCCAGTTTGCCGTGCCGGCCACGGTGGACCGGCTGCGTTCCTTCTCCGAAGACGCCCAGTTGAAGCAGCCTGAACCGACCGCCGTCGCGCTGGCTGCCACGGATCCGGCGAACCCCTACGGCGCTGCCCTGCCCTGGCCCACTCTGGAAGGCGGGCACCGGC